From Stigmatopora argus isolate UIUO_Sarg chromosome 14, RoL_Sarg_1.0, whole genome shotgun sequence, the proteins below share one genomic window:
- the LOC144088314 gene encoding 3',5'-cyclic-AMP phosphodiesterase 4A-like has translation MMEAPTPCSKKSLSLSLPVPREGQATLKPPQHLWRQPRTPIKIKHRGYSDTDRHHHQRHMERSDAVDTSDRPGLKKTRMSWPSSFHGTTHTSIGNCGGNRRFDSENGPSPGRSPMDSQASPGGLVLHPSFPQSQRRESFLYRSDSDYDTSPKTMSRNSSVNSEGHAEDMIVTPFAQVLASLRSVRSNFTILANVTTPTNKRSPVTSQPTVPQATLSEETYQQMARETLEELDWCLDQLETIQTHRSVSEMASNKFKRMLNRELSHLSEMSRSGNQVSEYISTTFLDKQNEVEIPSPTSRERDKPMCHISGVKKLTHSSSLSNSTLPRFGVKTEHEDALARELNDLNKWGLNIFHVAEFSNNRPLSCIMFSIFQERDLLKTFRIPVDTFVTYVMTLEDHYHANVAYHNSLHAADVTQSTHVLLSSPALDAVFTDLEILAALFAAAIHDVDHPGVSNQFLINTNSELALMYNDESVLENHHLAVGFKLLHEDNCDIFQNLSKRQRQSLRKLVIDMVLATDMSKHMSLLADLKTMVETKKVTSSGVLLLDHYTDRIQVLRNMVHCADLSNPTKPLDVYRQWTERIMEEFSRQGDKERERGMEISPMCDKHTASVEKSQVGFIDYIVHPLWETWGDLVHPDAQDILDTLEDNRDWYQSTIPQSPSPPPVCQDKELNACTDKFQFQLTLDDGSQVEGVERDGGPRPKEEEEEDVDVLAEEEEEEENEDIIEEEEDDEEVAMEEEEEERKSELEVQSKRGRLSDTSPVEEEEDSSSQADDTSCPEEGINNAKETRNGQLAMACRSFIPFLLLIAAVSAVEVQRPRGVPLSKKQFYVEGKPFTCLDGSRTITFDRVNDDYCDCQDGSDEPGTPACPNGSFHCTNAGYRPTFIPSSRVNDGVCDCCDATDEFNSGASCPNTCRELGRQEKESLQKLAEIAKEGFLLRQQLIQEAKRGLEEKKVKVLELEASKKQLEEKVEALRTVKETAEEPEKEAKGRHLKAWEDQKAAVRAEKDKARMVEVFLELDDDGDGFVSLAELQSHSEFDSDSDGAFTETEAQALLGGLEKADAAMFETVWKDIKDKYVSEVQAPVETPHGEATEPVADNESENYSEGEIPEEDDDDEPEEDEDEVDQDEEDDDEADTDYNRPPVVQEKKDEEDEGIMPPYDEETQTLIDAAQKTREQFDEAERALRELDDQMKNLEKETTSDFGPNSEFAYLYSQCYDLTTSEYIYRLCPFNKVSQKPKHGGSETSLGTWGHWSGPEGDIYTAMKYENGMGCWQGPNRSTTVKIKCGKETTVTSTSEPSRCEYLMEFTSPALCQDPKTLEQMLHGHTEL, from the exons CTTCGATTCGGAGAATGGCCCGTCTCCGGGACGGAGTCCCATGGATTCGCAGGCGAGTCCCGGCGGCTTGGTGCTTCACCCTTCCTTCCCCCAGAGCCAGCGGAGGGAGTCCTTCCTCTACCGATCCGATTCGGACTATGACACGTCGCCCAAAACCATGTCACGAAACTCCTCCGTCAACAGTGAGGG GCATGCCGAAGACATGATCGTCACCCCTTTCGCtcag GTGCTGGCCAGTCTCCGATCTGTAAGAAGCAACTTCACCATCCTCGCCAACGTCACCACCCCCACAAACAA GAGGTCGCCCGTCACCAGCCAGCCTACCGTTCCACAAGCTACTCTTTCTG AGGAGACATACCAGCAGATGGCGCGAGAGACTCTAGAAGAGTTGGACTGGTGTCTGGACCAACTGGAGACCATTCAGACCCATCGCTCCGTCAGCGAGATGGCCTCTAACAAG TTCAAGAGGATGTTGAACAGGGAGTTGTCCCATTTGTCAGAGATGAGTCGCTCAGGGAACCAGGTGTCCGAATACATCTCCACTACCTTCCTAG ATAAGCAGAACGAGGTGGAGATCCCTTCCCCGACCTCGAGGGAACGGGACAAGCCCATGTGTCACATCAGCGGCGTGAAGAAGCTCACACACAGTTCCAGCCTTTCCAACTCCACACTGCCTCGCTTCGGCGTCAAGACCGAACACGAGGACGCGTTAGCCCGA GAGCTGAATGACTTGAACAAGTGGGGCCTTAATATCTTTCATGTGGCAGAGTTTTCTAACAACAGACCCCTGAGCTGCATTATGTTTTCCATCTTCCAG GAACGAGATTTACTGAAGACCTTTCGGATCCCAGTGGATACGTTTGTCACCTACGTGATGACGCTGGAGGACCATTACCATGCCAACGTGGCCTACCACAACAGCCTCCACGCCGCCGATGTCACTCAGTCCACGCACGTCCTGCTGTCTAGTCCAGCTCTAGAT gccgtgTTCACTGATTTGGAGATTTTAGCTGCTTTATTTGCAGCCGCCATCCACGATGTGGACCATCCCGGAGTGTCCAACCAGTTCCTAATAAATACCA ATTCCGAACTGGCTCTCATGTACAATGACGAGTCGGTTCTGGAAAACCATCACCTGGCTGTGGGCTTCAAACTACTTCACGAGGACAACTGTGACATCTTCCAGAACCTCAGCAAGCGGCAGAGACAGAGCCTGAGAAAACTGGTTATTGACATG GTCTTGGCCACAGATATGTCCAAACACATGAGCTTGCTGGCAGACCTCAAGACCATGGTGGAAACCAAGAAAGTCACCAGTTCAGGCGTTCTGCTACTGGACCACTACACTGATAGGATACAG GTCTTGAGGAACATGGTGCACTGCGCCGACCTGAGCAATCCCACCAAGCCATTGGACGTGTACCGACAGTGGACGGAGAGAATCATGGAGGAGTTCTCCAGGCAAGGGGACAAGGAGAGGGAACGAGGGATGGAGATCAGCCCCATGTGCGACAAGCACACCGCCTCTGTGGAGAAGAGTCAg GTGGGCTTCATCGACTACATCGTGCATCCTCTGTGGGAGACCTGGGGGGACCTGGTGCACCCTGACGCCCAGGACATCCTGGACACCCTGGAAGACAATAGGGACTGGTACCAGAGTACCATCCCCCAGAGTCCATCGCCTCCCCCCGTTTGCCAGGACAAGGAGCTCAACGCCTGCACGGACAAGTTCCAGTTCCAGCTCACTCTGGACGACGGCTCACAGGTCGAGGGCGTGGAGAGGGACGGAGGCCCGAGGCccaaggaggaagaggaggaggacgtGGACGTCCtggccgaggaggaggaggaggaggaaaacgaGGACATCAtcgaggaggaagaggatgatgaggaggtggcgatggaggaggaggaagaggagcggAAAAGCGAACTGGAGGTCCAGTCCAAGAGGGGGAGACTTTCTGACACGAGTCCtgtagaggaagaggaggactcCTCTTCGCAAGCCGACGACACA AGTTGTCCCGAGGAAGGAATAAATAACGCTAAAG AGACCAGAAACGGACAATTGGCGATGGCCTGTCGGAGCTTCATCCCATTTCTGCTGTTGATTGCGGCTGTTTCTGCCGTGGAAGTGCAACGACCTCGCGGTGTCCCGTTGTCAA AAAAGCAATTCTACGTGGAAGGAAAACCGTTTACCTGCTTGGATGGATCTCGCACGATTACCTTTGATAGGGTCAATGATGACTACTGTGACTGTCAGGATGGCTCGGATGAACCAG GCACTCCGGCATGTCCCAATGGTAGTTTCCACTGCACTAACGCAGGTTATCGACCAACCTTTATCCCATCGTCCCGCGTCAATGACGGCGTATGCG ACTGCTGTGATGCTACTGATGAGTTTAACAGCGGTGCCAGCTGTCCAAACACCTGCAG GGAGTTAGGGCGCCAAGAGAAGGAGAGTTTGCAAAAGCTGGCTGAGATTGCAAAGGAGGGGTTTCTTCTCAGACAGCAACTCATTCAGGAGGCcaaaagaggtctggaggaaaAGAAG GTCAAAGTATTAGAGCTCGAGGCCAGTAAGAAACAACTGGAGGAGAAGGTGGAAGCTCTGAGGACGGTGAAGGAAACGGCAGAAGAGCCCGAAAAAGAAGCTAAAGGGCGCCATCTCAAGGCCTGGGAAG ATCAAAAGGCGGCAGTGCGTGCAGAGAAGGACAAGGCTCGAATGGTGGAGGTGTTTCTTGAATTGGATGATGACGGCGATGGCTT CGTTTCCTTGGCCGAGCTTCAATCGCACAGTGAGTTCGACTCCGATTCCGATGGTGCTTTCACAGAAACGGAAGCTCAG GCTCTTTTAGGAGGCTTGGAAAAAGCTGATGCCGCCATGTTTGAGACTGTCTGGAAGGACATCAAAGACAAATACGTCTCTGAG GTTCAAGCGCCGGTGGAAACGCCGCACGGGGAGGCCACGGAGCCGGTCGCTGACAATGAATCGGAAAATTATTCCGAGGGCGAAATCCCAGAGGAAGACGATGACGATGAGCcggaggaggatgaggacgaGGTTGATCAGGATGAAGAGGACGACGATGAGGCCGATACGGACTATAAT AGACCTCCCGTGGTGCAAGAAAAGAAGGATGAGGAGGACGAGGGGATAATGCCGCCCTACGATGAGGAAACGCAGACGCTCATTGATG CTGCCCAGAAGACGAGGGAGCAGTTTGATGAGGCTGAGCGAGCTCTCCGGGAATTGGATGATCAGATGAA aaaCCTTGAAAAGGAAACCACCTCAGATTTTGGACCCAATTCTGAGTTTGCTTACCTCTACAGTCAGTGCTACGACCTCACAACAAGCGA GTACATCTACAGGCTCTGCCCATTCAACAAAGTATCTCAGAAACCCAAGCATGGCGGCTCAGAAACCAGCTTAGG GACATGGGGTCATTGGAGTGGTCCCGAGGGGGACATTTACACTGCGATGAAGTACGAGAATGGAATGGGATGCTGGCAAGGCCCCAACAGATCCACAACG GTTAAGATCAAATGCGGCAAGGAAACCACAGTGACATCAACGTCGGAGCCCAGTCGTTGCGAGTACTTAATGGAGTTCACCAGTCCAGCGCTATGCCAAGACCCCAAGACTCTGGAGCAAATGTTGCACGGGCATACTGAATTATGA